CCGGCTGATGTTCGGCCATAACTCGTCCAGCTTCGGTGAACCCGGCCCGATCCACCCGGCCCGTCTGCTGTGGCGGCAATGGGTCGATGCCATCCACATCTGCGAGGCGGAAGGGCTGCGCTGGCCGGACGGCGCCGAACAGACGGTGATGCTCCTGTGGTCCGCCCTCTTCGGCCGTTTCGCCCTGTGGACCTCCAGCTTCGGGCGGCAGGACGCGCGGGAGCTCGCCACCTTCGCCGACCGCGTCGTCGACGCGCTGCTGCGCGACGCGCACCGCTGACCGGGTAGGGGAACGCGGCGTGTGCCGCATACGGCAGACTGCGTGCGGCATCATGATCACTCGCTGTTCCCGTACCGGCGGGTGATCGGCCCGCCGCCAACCGGCCAAGCACGTGAAAGGAACCACGGATGACCTTGGACGCACGACCGATACGCACCGGCACGGACTCAACGGCAGGCGCGGTGGCGGACGACCTCCCGGCCACGATGCGCGCCGCGCGGTTCGACACGGCAGCGGGCACGTTGAAGGTCGAGGATGTGCCGGTGCCACGGCCGGGAGTGGGCGAGGTCGTGGTCAAGGTGGCCGCGTGCGGCATCTGCCAGTCGGACCTGAGCCAGCTCGACGGCCATATCCCGCCCCGGCTGCCGGTGGTCACCCCCGGGCACGAGGCATCGGGCGTGGTGGCGGCGGTCGGCGACGGCGTCGGGCACTGGAAGGCGGGGGACCGGGTGGTCCTGGGCGCGGGGAAGGCGTGCGGTACGTGCCCCGCCTGCCGGTTCGGCGGTGGTACGAACACCTGTGAGGACCTCCAGGTGATGGCCTTCCACTACGACGGGGCCTGGGCCGAGTACGTCCTGACCGACGCCACCACGCTCATCACCGTGCCCGACTCCGTACCCCTGGAACACGCCGCCGTGCTCGCCGACGCCGTCTCCACCCCGTACGGCGCCATCGACACCGCCCAGCTGCGGTCGGCCGAATCCGTGGGCATCTGGGGGCTGGGCGGTCTGGGCACCCACCTCGTGCAGCTCACCCGCATCTGTGGAGCCTCCCCGATCGTCGCCCTCGACCCCCTCCCCGCCGCGCGCGAGCGCGCCCTCGCCCTCGGCGCCGACTTCGCGCTCGACCCGACGGACGGTGACACCAAGGTCAGGCTGAAGGAGATCACGGGCGGCAAGGGCCTGGACGTCGCCTTCGACTGCGTCGGCCGTACGCCCTCCTTCACCCAGGCGGAGCGTGCCCTCGGGCACCGGGGCCGTCTGGTGCTCGTCGGCATCTCGCCCGATCCTCTGGCCGTGGGCCCGGAACGCCACTTCGTCCGCAACCGCCATACGGTGATCGGACACACCGGGTATCGCATGGAGCATCTGGAGGACCTGGTCGAACTCACCGCCCGGGGCCGTCTGGACATCTCCGGGTCGGTCAGCGCGATCCTGCCCCTGGAGGAAGTGAACGAGGGCATCCGGCGGTTGCGCGAGCGGGAGGGCAACCCGATCCGCATCCTGCTGCGGCCCTGAGCGCGAGGCTCAAGTGAACGCGGCGGCGGCGCGGGGCCGCGGGCCCCTCCTCAGGCCCCGGCCGCCCGGGCGGTCTGATCGACCCGTGCGCGTACCCAGGCCAGGAAGGCCCGCACCTCGGCGGTGGGCAGCGGGAGCGCGGCGGAGCGTGGGCGCTCGAAGCTGCGCACCGCGGCCTCGATGAGCGGCCGGAACTCCCCCTCGGCCAGGGCGACTTCCCGCGCCGCCGTGCGCTTGGCCGTCCAGCGGCCCGTACGGCAGAACACCACCGAGCGGCAGCCGTTGAGCACACGGTTGTCGGCGAGGTGACCTTCGCCGTCGCTGTGCTCACGGACGGAGGCCCGGATCGCGGCGAGCAGATCCGGGCGATCCGGTGCGGCGACCACCTCCCGGGCCGGGCGGCCGAACAGCGTCAGCCCGGTCTGGTGGGCGACGGAGCGGTCGATGACGTACCAGAAGGCCGGGGACCGAGCCGCTTCGACGTCGGCCCGGTGCGGCAGCAGCGGGCCGGTGTTGAGGTTCAGAAGGTACCCGGCAGCACCCGAGGGACGGCGGACGAAATCCGTTCCGTAGACCACCAGTTCCAGTCCCGCCGCCGGGCAGGCCAGTTGCGGGTGGGCGAGGGCCCCGGCCAGGTCGTGCAGAGCGGGTCCGGGCAGTGCGGGCTCCACGACGACCGTCACATCGACGTCGCTGCGCCCATGCCGGTAGTCCCCGAGCGCGAGGGAGCCGACCGCGAGGACACTCACCAGATGGGGCCCGCACACCGTGCGGGTGCGCCGGACGAGTTCTGCCAGATAGGGCCGCAGTTCGGTGGGGAGGGACCGCGGATCCTCGCGCATGTGAACCACGTGCCCAGTATCCCTTCCCGCCATGTGGGTCATTCATCCCCTATTGTGCCGTTTGTTGTAGAGCCTTCGTGAGCGGGATGGAGTCGGGACGTGGCCTTCGTGTCCGGCATCGGGTCCCTGGTACCGCTGCTGGCCGTGTGTGCCGGGTACTTCATGGTCATCCTGGATGTGACGGTCATCAACGTGGCCGTGCCCGTGATCGGCCGGGAGCTGTCGGCCTCGCTCACCGGCATCCAATGGATCACCGACGGGTACACCCTGGTCTTCGCCGGGTTCCTGCTGAGCGGCGGTGCGCTGGGGGACAGGCTGGGAAACCGCCGGATCTTCTGCACCGGCGTGGTGGTGTTCACCATGTCCTCGGCCGCGTGCGCCTTCGCGCCGAGTGCCCCCTTCCTCGTCGCCGCCCGGGTGGCGGAGGGCCTCGGCGCGGCGCTGATCGTGCCCGGCTCGCTGGCCCTGCTCCAGCAGGCGTATCCGGCTCCGGCCGCCCGCTCGCGGGCCTTCGGGGTGTGGGGCTCCGTCGCGGGGATCGCGGCCTCGGCGGGACCGCTGCTGGGCGGGCTGCTGGTGTCCACCGTGGGCTGGCGGTGGGTGTTCCTCATCAATCTGCCCGTCGGCGTCGCCTGTCTGGTCCTGACGCTGCGCCGCGTGGCCCCCTCCGACCGGCTCACCACCCGGCCCCTCGACTGGCCGGCGCAGTGCTCCGTCGTGGCGGCGGTGGCCCTGCTGACCGCCGCGCTCAACGAGGCGGGCCGGCGCGGATGGTCCGATCCGGCCGTCCTCGCCGGGGTGGGCCTGTCCGTACTGGCCGCCACGGCGTTCATGGTGCGCGAGCGACTGGCCCGCTTCCCCGCCCTGCCGACGAGCCTGCTGCGCTCCCGTGCGCTGGGCGGCGGAGCCGTCATCGGCCTGCTGTTCAATTTCGGCTTCTACGGCATGGTGTTCACCGCCAGCCTGGACTTCCAGCACCAGCGCGGCTACAGCGCCCTCGTCACCGGCCTCGCGCTCTTCCCCGCGGTGGCGATGACCATGTTCGCGTCCATCCTCTCCGGGCGGCTGGCCCGCACGACCGGCGACCGTCCGCTGGTGTGCACCGGCATGCTGCTGGCGGCCCTGGGGCTGGCGGGCTGGGTCGCGGCGGGAGCCGAGCCCGCCTACCCGCTGCTGGTGGTCCCGATGATGGCAGCGGGATTCGGCACCTCCTTCGCGCTCACCGGCTCCGCCTCCACCGTCATGGGCGCCGCGCCCCCGGCGTACTCGGGGACCGCCTCCGCCCTGTTCAACACCACCCGTCAGCTCGGCAGCGCCACCGGCGTGGCGCTCGGCGGCACCCTGCTCGCCACGGCCGCCGACTACGGCGAGGGGCTGCGCACCAGCATGGCCATCGGCGCCCTCGCCTATCTGACCGCCGCGGCTCTCGCATGGTTCTGCGTACCGCCCACGTCCCGGAACGGGGCACCCGATGCGGAGGCCCACACGGGCTGAGCGGTCCACAAGGTCTCTCCCCCCGCCTCACCGACTCACTACGCGGCTCCCCCGGCGAAGCCATAGTGAAGCCCGCGGCCGGGGACCGGCAGTCCCGCGGGCAGGCGTGCACCGGAGAGTTCGGGCACGGCGACGGCGCCCCAGTCCACGCCCCCGTCCGCGAGGTGCGGGCCGAGGTCGAGCGAGCCCACCTCCGCGCCGTCCACATAGGCGGTCAGGGTGGGTTCGCCACCGATGCCGCCCTCGGCCAGCGTGAACCACTTGTCGCTCGCCCAGCGGATCTCATCGGCGTCGGACGCGACGATGGTCGCGCTGTGCCGCACGGAGCCGCTCCATGCCTCGTCCTCCATGACGTAGAAGCTGTACGTGCCCTCCGCCGCGGGCTTGTCACCGACACCGAGGAGCACGGCCAACTCGTCCAGCCCGGCCTGTGTGTGGCGGTCGGGACCGGCCGCGCGTATCCGGGCGTACAGCTTCTCCGCCTCGATATGCCGCCGTTCGACAGTGCTCTCGTCCTCCCCGTACCCCTTCATGACGTCGGGGTTCATGTCCAGGCACGCCTCCCAGTAGGAGATCTGCTGGGCAAGCCGCCCGGTCAGCAGGGTCAGAGCCGCGACATCATCGGGGTGCGCCT
This genomic interval from Streptomyces asiaticus contains the following:
- a CDS encoding MFS transporter, coding for MAFVSGIGSLVPLLAVCAGYFMVILDVTVINVAVPVIGRELSASLTGIQWITDGYTLVFAGFLLSGGALGDRLGNRRIFCTGVVVFTMSSAACAFAPSAPFLVAARVAEGLGAALIVPGSLALLQQAYPAPAARSRAFGVWGSVAGIAASAGPLLGGLLVSTVGWRWVFLINLPVGVACLVLTLRRVAPSDRLTTRPLDWPAQCSVVAAVALLTAALNEAGRRGWSDPAVLAGVGLSVLAATAFMVRERLARFPALPTSLLRSRALGGGAVIGLLFNFGFYGMVFTASLDFQHQRGYSALVTGLALFPAVAMTMFASILSGRLARTTGDRPLVCTGMLLAALGLAGWVAAGAEPAYPLLVVPMMAAGFGTSFALTGSASTVMGAAPPAYSGTASALFNTTRQLGSATGVALGGTLLATAADYGEGLRTSMAIGALAYLTAAALAWFCVPPTSRNGAPDAEAHTG
- a CDS encoding aminoglycoside adenylyltransferase domain-containing protein, translated to MREDPRSLPTELRPYLAELVRRTRTVCGPHLVSVLAVGSLALGDYRHGRSDVDVTVVVEPALPGPALHDLAGALAHPQLACPAAGLELVVYGTDFVRRPSGAAGYLLNLNTGPLLPHRADVEAARSPAFWYVIDRSVAHQTGLTLFGRPAREVVAAPDRPDLLAAIRASVREHSDGEGHLADNRVLNGCRSVVFCRTGRWTAKRTAAREVALAEGEFRPLIEAAVRSFERPRSAALPLPTAEVRAFLAWVRARVDQTARAAGA
- a CDS encoding zinc-binding dehydrogenase, which translates into the protein MTLDARPIRTGTDSTAGAVADDLPATMRAARFDTAAGTLKVEDVPVPRPGVGEVVVKVAACGICQSDLSQLDGHIPPRLPVVTPGHEASGVVAAVGDGVGHWKAGDRVVLGAGKACGTCPACRFGGGTNTCEDLQVMAFHYDGAWAEYVLTDATTLITVPDSVPLEHAAVLADAVSTPYGAIDTAQLRSAESVGIWGLGGLGTHLVQLTRICGASPIVALDPLPAARERALALGADFALDPTDGDTKVRLKEITGGKGLDVAFDCVGRTPSFTQAERALGHRGRLVLVGISPDPLAVGPERHFVRNRHTVIGHTGYRMEHLEDLVELTARGRLDISGSVSAILPLEEVNEGIRRLREREGNPIRILLRP